ATCAGGAGAGGGTCCTGGTGAGCATTCTGCAGACAGTAGTTCTTTAGCTCCACTGCAGCCTGAGACACCTGGGGGTTCAATAATTATTCATTACAGAATACAAGAAGATATATGAATGGGACTGATGCATTATGGGGCggcttcccagacacagattaaacctAGTCCTGAACTAGACAGTGATCTCAATGGAGAATGTCTATTAAAAGCTGTagttagtccaggaccaggcttaatctgtgtccgggaaactgaCCCTAgataccagggctctccaaccccgttcctggagagataccctcctgtattttcactccaaccccgttcctggagagataccctcctgtattttcactccaaccccgttcctggagagataccctcctgtattttcactccaaccccgttcctggagagataccctcctgtaggttttcgctccaaccccattCCTGGAGAGATAGCCTCCTGTATTTTCACTCCAACCCCGTTCCTGAAGAGATAGCCTCCTGTATTTTcactccaaccatgttcctggagagacaccctcctgtaggttttcgctccaacactaatctagcgcacctgattctaataattagctggttgatacgTTGAACCAGGTtggttacaactggggttggagcgaaaaccatACAGGAGCTATATACACTATGGaccggtttcccagacacatatCAAGCCTAGTTCTGGATTAAAATGAGCTATAAATAGAGAATCTCAATGGAGCATGCTTTTAGTCCAGCACTAGGTTTAATCTGGGAACCCGGGCCTGTATGCTACTAACACATGACAGGTGTCGACACAGTGGAGAGCTGACATAGAGGAAACAAGGGCTCCGTACtgcatattgactggctgcatcactgctcggtatggcaatagcaccgccCTGGATCACATGgcgtatccctgtccccttacccctatacatatctacctccatccctccagtgtccctgtctccttacccctatacatatctacctccatccctccagtgtCCCTGTCCCCttatccctatacatatctacctccatccctccagtatccctgtctcctatacatatctacctccatccctccagtatccctgtcccctatacatatctacctccatccctccagtatccctgtcccctatacatatctacctccatccctccagtatccctgtcccctatacatatctacctccatccctccagtatccctgtcccctatacatatctacctccatccctccagtatccctgtcccctatacatatctacctccatccctccagtatccatGTCCCCttatccctatacatatctacctccatccctccagtatccctgtctcctatacatatctacctccatccctccagtatccctgtcccctatacatatctacctccatccctccagtatccctgtcccctatacatatctacctccatccctccagtatccctgtctccttacccctatacatatctacctccatccctccagtgtccctgtcccctatacatatcaacctccatccctccagtatccctgtctcctatacatatctacctccatccctccagtatccctgtcccctatacatatctacctccatccctccagtatccctgtcccctatacatatctacctccatccctccagtatccctgtccccttatccctatacatatctacctccatccctccagtatccctgtcccctatacatatctacctccatccctccagtatccctgtcccctatacatatctacctccacccctccagtatcccttatccctatacatatctacctccatccctccagtatccctgtcccctatacatatctacctccatccctccagtgtccctgtcccctatacatatctacctccatccctccagtatccctgtcccctatacatatctacctccatccctccagtgtCCCTGTCTCCttatccctatacatatctacctccatccctccagtatccctgtccccttacccctatacacatctacctccatccctccagtatccctgtcccctatacatatctacctccatccctccagtatccctgtcccctatacatatctacctccatccctccagtatccctgtcccctatacatatctacctccatccctccagtatccctgtcccctatacatatctacctccatccctccagtatccctgtcccctatacatatctacctccatccctccagtatccctgtcccctatacatatctacctccaccctccagtatccctgtcccctatacatatctacctccatccctccagtatccctgtcccctatacatatctacctccatccctccagtatccctgtcccctatacatatctacctccaccctccagtatccctgtcccctatacatatctacctccatccctccagtatcccttatccctatacatatctacctccatccctccagtatccctgtcccctatacatatctacctccatccctccagtatccctgtcccctatacatatctacctccatccctccagtatccctgtccccttatccctatacatatctacctccatccctccagtatccctgtcccctatacatatctacctccatccctccagtatccctgtccccttatccctatacatatctacctccatccctccagtatccctgtcccctatacatatctacctccatccctccagtatccctgtcccctatacatatctacctccatccctccagtatccctgtccccttatccctatacatatctacctccatccctccagtatccctgtcccctatacatatctacctccatccctccagtatccctgtcccctatacatatctacctccatccctccagtatccctgtcccctatacatatctacctccatccctccagtatccctgtcccctatacatatctacctccatccctccagtatccctgtcccctatacatatctacctccatccctccagtgtccctgtctccttacccctatacatatctacctccatccctccagtatccctgtcccctatacatatctacctccatccctccagtatccctgtcccctatacatatctacctccatccctccagtatccctgtcccctatacatatctacctccaccctccagtatccctgtccccttatccctatacatatctacctccatccctccagtatccgtccccttacccctatacacatctacctccatccctccagtatccctgtcccctatacatatctacctccatacctccatccctccagtatccctgtcccctatacatatctacctccatacctccagtatccctgtcccctatacatatctacctccatccctccagtatccctgtcccctatacatatctacctccatacctccagtatccctgtcccctatacatatctacctccatccctccagtatccctgtcccctatacatatctacctccatccctccagtatccatgtcccctatacatatctacctccatccctccagtgtccctgtctccttacccctatacatatctacctccatccctccagtatccctgtcccctatacatatctacctccatccctccagtatccctgtcccctatacatatctacctccatccctccagtatccctgtccccttatccctatacatatctacctccatccctccagtatccctgtccccttatccctatacatatctacctccatccctccagtatccctgcacatgtaaatatggtattggaactgactcaATATTTCCTGTATATAGAATGCTGACCTACATACTGTACTTTATCCTGTACTTGATATTTCTTATTTCACGTTTTTTTTCTTTctagtaatacattgttattgattattgcattgtcgGGTTTTGAGTTGACaaaaaaggcatttcactgttcttgtgcatgtgacattaaaacttgtacCGCACTGGTGTTACTACACAGCCTCATTTCCATAGTAACAGATTAACACAGAAGTTTTGAATACATTTTCTAGTGACTAAACGACAGTTAGGCTACAGCTGGATTTCCAATGCAAAGAAGAGAGTACTTCATGCCCTGTACAGGAAGTAGCCTACTCCATTCATAGATGCTAACTACTCTAGTGCTTATTGACGATAAGTGTCTTCTGACCAGGGGATCTTTGTTAGGAGCCCTGATGCTTTGCTATAAACATGAAAACACATCGCTTGTGGTACCgttttggaaacataaggaacgcatcactacagtccctggttcgattccaggctgtatcacatttgGCCGtcatcgggagtcccatagggcggcacacaattggcccagcgtcatccgggtttggccggggtaggctggcattgtaaataagaatttgttattaactgacttgcctagttaaataaaggttaaataaataaattaaatctTTCATTTCAGCgagaaatacattaaaaaaaaacatgtaaatGATTACACACCATAAGAGTTACGGTTAGTGCTCCTACATGGccatgttacagcgcttgtttgCGGAAGacatagctaattagcacaggtggcgGCCAATCTAGCTGCTCCAGCTGCTAACTACCATTCGTATAAACTGGTAGCATAACTAGCTTACAGAAATCATTGGTGGTAGTCAGTCGTTAAActaatgcagttgattggtgacgTGAACAAgtattggggttgacatccatatAAGAATTAGTCAGATTTAacctcaacatagtgtgaaatGCACATAGCCAAAGGGGGTGGTCCTGGGCGTGCTGCAGCAACCCTGGTAAATCAGTTATAAAGGTCATTCATATTTCCCCCCCATCAAATCAAATTAGTGCACTAGGCCTTTTAGGCTACTCGTGAAAGGGCTGAGCAAAATACTGGTCAGCAGAGTGGGGAGAAATGGCGCCCCCTATGGCTACAATAAGATACACACGTCATTAATCATCCATTTCCCGAAACGGTTTTCGCAACATATGCTGATATGCCCCTTATCTTTAATGTCAGCTAGAAataatatttaaaataaaaaatacacactTACTGTAGACATAACCCCTCCCCAACCACCTAACCAACCAGCGTCTATGGCTACAGCAACtgtatatttattatttatttatatatttaaaatATTCTGAGACAAGAAAAGGGGCATATTAGCATAGGTTCCGAAAGCGATGATTATTGACGTTAAAGCACAGCTTCAGAATTGTAGTTTACATACATTGAGCCAAATGTAATGGCTGAAAACCATTCATGCGGAAAAGGGTTTTCGGGAGCTAGGAGTAGCCTAGCTACACTAGGCAGAGGCAGTTATATGACAAGTTTACTTAGAGAAAGAAAAAAATGGCTTCGGAATATTACTAACCCGTGGGAATGTCAGTGAACTGACTCATCCAAGATAGGCCTACACTCTGACCCGACTTTCAATCTATTTCACTAGGCCACCGATGCAGGACCATGGTCCTAGGACTGTCTCGATAGCAGGCAAAAGTTGATGGAATTATGAATTACTTTCCTATTTGATCGCCTTTATTCTTTTTGACTATGTCAACAATACTAGCCTACTGACAGGAGGCGACGGTGTAGACCAGCCTACTGTTCAATAGACATTTGTAACATGACAACATTGATACAAGGCAGCAACATGTACAACTGTATTATACATGACAACTTCATAAAGCAACCTTTGCATCATTGTAACGTCGTGTTTTCTACTTTGTTTCACGTCACTAGCCTAGCCTACTCCAAGCCGCGACGCTGTCCCAGCGACAGGAGTGTCGTTAACAGCTCTTCCGTGTTTGTTTGGTGTTAGTGTTGCTGCTACTATCCCTTTTACCTTGATCCTACGGACACTGGCCTCCAACCGCAGCTGTTTCACTACTCTCTGAGCGACGACCAAGTTACTGCTGGCGTTGTTGTTTGACATGTCGAGGGTCAGAAGTGCGAAAGTAGGTTATCCTACTAGGGCGACTGTGAGTGAAAGTGTCAGAGTTTGTGAAGCGTTCTGCCTGTGGTTCTCTCCCCGCCCACTCGACACACTGtttccacaacaacaacattctAATTGGTTGTCCGTCAATCGATCACGTTTACATTTACACTAACTATTTACAAGTACGTTTACATTCACACTAACTAtttgatattaaactgattatggatGAAGGCCGAGTATggcaatagtcatgtaaacaccttgtTCTTCTTATCTTAATCGGCGTAAGGTCATGATCGAAGTAAGCATACGTTGATTAACACACCTGGGTTTCTGAGCAATTTAAAAACATTATTAGGACACGTAAAACAGCATAATCGGCGTGGTCTGCGGTGCATTTCACCTGCTGATGGGCCAGCAGCCGGTAGCGCGAAGCTTCGCTCTTTTGCGCGAATGAGAGGAGTTCGGAAAAACTTAAAGTATGCATCTTATAAACAATTTTCACATACAAACATTGTCTTTATATGTCCTAAATCAGAATCAAATAGTATTCGCAAAGATAACATGGTCACCGTGGTAGAACGTTGATTTTGATTggcgattttctgcatttatcaaaaGGCAAAgcagtagcctgatttcagatgtggcCATATAAACGGGCTTATTAGGGAAATCGTTATTCTTGCAAAACATGTAAACGTTTTTAAacgaactattatattaatctgactatccatAATAATCGTATTATTATTTGCATGTAACCACTTTGTAATTTACCCAGTCTCCAATATGGTGTAATTGCAGAACGCAATTCGGGGCGTTTCTTGATGTGATCGTTTCTTGACAGCAGGAAACGCCCATTGGTGCTTGTCTGGTCAATTCCGATGATAATGAGACTGACCGTTTCTCGACACAAATTATTTGTTTatatagcaggttaggataactgaCGTGGCAGGTTAGGCTTCACTACAGTGAGTAGGTTCGATTAATCGCGCCCGTTTTACACCAGCTGAAAGTTGATCGCATTCGATTTGGAACCTGGCTGCCTTCCCTGGCCTATGGGGAAGTCGGGTGAAAACAGAAGTGACTTAATTTAGCACGTGGATTGATGAGTACTATTCTGTGTGTTCCaatgcaaaagtgattgctttttGATAAGTGCTTTATCTTTATTTTATTTGGTTCATGGGGAATTTAACAGCAAACGgtattttatgtgcactacgtcatcacgcacagccttgtatctgcaacaagtcaatttgatgaaaACACCTGTCTGttgggaaaatgcgcatattgtttATATGCGGATTagagaatattcgcatgaaaatctgtcatcaattggatggaaacctagctattgcCAGTCTTCAACAGCTGTTGTCTCCAATGCGAAAGAAACGGCCACGGAC
The DNA window shown above is from Salvelinus fontinalis isolate EN_2023a chromosome 40, ASM2944872v1, whole genome shotgun sequence and carries:
- the LOC129839364 gene encoding guanine nucleotide-binding protein G(I)/G(S)/G(O) subunit gamma-5-like — encoded protein: MSNNNASSNLVVAQRVVKQLRLEASVRRIKVSQAAVELKNYCLQNAHQDPLLMGVPSSDNPFRPPKSCSLF